From a region of the Canis lupus dingo isolate Sandy chromosome 5, ASM325472v2, whole genome shotgun sequence genome:
- the ICMT gene encoding protein-S-isoprenylcysteine O-methyltransferase: MAGCAARAPPGSEARLSLATFLLGASVLALPLLTRAGLQGRTGLALYVAGLNALLLLLYRPPRYQIAIRACFLGFVFGCGMLLSFSQSSWNHFGWYMCSLSLFHYSEYLVTAVNNPKSLSLDSFLLNHSLEYTVAALSSWIEFTLENIFWPELKQITWLSAMGLLMVVFGECLRKAAMFTAGSNFNHVVQNEKSETHTLVTSGVYAWFRHPSYVGWFYWSIGTQVMLCNPICGVGYALTVWRFFRDRTEEEEISLIHFFGEEYLEYKKRVPTGLPFIKGVKVEL; the protein is encoded by the exons ATGGCGGGCTGCGCGGCGCGGGCTCCGCCGGGCTCCGAGGCGCGCCTCAGCCTGGCCACCTTCCTGCTGGGCGCCTCGGTGCTCGCGCTGCCGCTGCTCACGCGCGCCGGCCTGCAGGGCCGCACGGGGCTGGCGCTCTACGTGGCCGGACTCAacgcgctgctgctgctgctctacCGGCCACCGCGCTACCAG ATAGCCATCCGAGCTTGTTTCCTCGGCTTTGTGTTCGGCTGCGGCATGTTGCTAAGTTTCAGCCAGTCTTCTTGGAATCACTTTGGCTG gtaTATGTGCTCCTTGTCACTATTCCATTATTCTGAATACTTAGTCACAGCAGTCAATAATCCCAAAAGTCTATCCTTGGATTCCTTTCTCCTGAATCACAGTCTGGAGTATACAGTAGCTGCTCTTTCTTCTTGGATAGAGTTCACACTGGAAAATATCTTTTGGCCAG AACTGAAGCAGATCACCTGGCTCAGTGCCATGGGGCTGCTGATGGTGGTCTTTGGAGAATGTCTGAGGAAAGCAGCGATGTTCACAGCTGGCTCCAATTTCAATCACGTGGTGcagaatgaaaaatcagaaaccCACACTCTGGTGACAAGTGGCGTGTACGCTTGGTTCCGGCATCCTTCGTATGTTGGGTGGTTTTACTGGAGTATTGGAACCCAG GTGATGCTGTGTAATCCCATCTGTGGCGTTGGCTATGCTCTGACAGTGTGGCGATTCTTCCGAGATCGAACGGAAGAAGAGGAGATCTCATTAATTCACTTTTTTGGAGAGGAGTACCTGGAATATAAGAAGCGGGTGCCCACAGGCCTGCCTTTTATAAAAGGGGTCAAGGTGGAACTATAA
- the HES3 gene encoding transcription factor HES-3 translates to MGTKPGTQGSSGGHAGSFRKISKPLMEKKRRARINVSLEQLKSLLEKHYSHQIRKRKLEKADILELSVKYMKSLQNSVQGLWPVPGGVEFPSGFRSGLPGVSQLLRRGEEGGGGLRCPLAHERAGGSTMDSAGRSPEAAAPLGPCAPALWGPAPVPGGSGPRLLFPGDLPGPSSSVPGPQPAPRQCTESPGPGRGVWRPW, encoded by the exons ATGGGCACTAAGCCTGGGacccagggcagctctggtggccatGCCGGCAGCTTCCGCAAG ATCTCCAAGCCGCTCATGGAGAAGAAGCGACGGGCACGCATCAACGTATCCCTGGAGCAGCTGAAGTCATTGCTGGAAAAACACTACTCACACCAG ATCCGGAAACGCAAGCTGGAGAAGGCAGACATCCTGGAGCTGAGCGTCAAGTACATGAAAAGTCTTCAGAACTCGGTGCAAG ggctcTGGCCGGTCCCCGGCGGAGTTGAGTTCCCGTCGGGCTTCCGCAGCGGCCTGCCCGGCGTCAGCCAGCTTCTGCGGCGCGGAGAggagggcggcggcggcctgCGCTGCCCCCTGGCGCACGAGCGCGCAGGTGGCAGCACCATGGACAGCGCCGGCCGGAGCCCCGAGGCCGCCGCGCCGCTCGGGCCCTGTGCCCCAGCCCTGTGGGGCCCCGCTCCGGTCCCCGGCGGCTCCGGTCCGCGGCTCCTCTTCCCTGGGGATCTCCCCGGCCCGTCCTCCAGCGTCCCGGGGCCGCAGCCGGCGCCTCGCCAGTGCACCGAGAGCCCGGGGCCGGGTCGGGGCGTTTGGCGGCCGTGGTGA
- the GPR153 gene encoding probable G-protein coupled receptor 153: MSDERRLPGSAVGWLACGGLSLLANAWGILSVGAKQKKWKPLEFLLCTLAATHMLNVSVPIATYAVVQLRRQRPDYEWNEGLCKVFVSTFYTLTLATCFSVTSLSYHRMWMVRWPVNYRLSNAKKQAVHTVMGIWMVSFILSALPAVGWHDTSERFYTHGCRFIVAEIGLGFGVCFLLLVGGSVAMGVVCTAIALFQTLAVQVGPRAGHRAFTVPTIVVEDAQGKRRSSIDGSEPAKTSLQITGLVATIVIIYDCLMGFPVLVVSFSSLRADASAPWMALCVLWCSVAQALLLPIFLWACDRYRADLKAVWEKCMALMANDEDSDNDTSLESGIPPDLVLEHSLDYSYGGDFVVLDRMAKYELSALEGDLPQFYPLRPLQEDKKQYLQVPPTRRLSHDDAEVWAAVPPPAFLPRWGSGEDLAALVLPAAPDQRRASLAAFAEAAPPFRPRRRSAESLLSLRPPGPGGSPRRARASPPGGPRLRPGPGARSASASLLPDALALTALEGEPRAPRRPPAPPGPFPDSRRPPEDAVAPGGGARRGPGLRPAVHAHAGPPRSGLSAPWGEPGGSTSSFLSSPSESSGYATLHSDSLGSAS, encoded by the exons ATGAGTGATGAGCGGCGGCTGCCTGGCAGTGCGGTGGGCTGGTTGGCATGTGGAGGCCTCTCTCTGCTGGCCAATGCCTGGGGCATCCTGAGCGTGGGTGCCAAGCAAAAGAAGTGGAAGCCACTGGAGTTTCTGCTGTGTACGCTTGCGGCCACCCACATGCTCAACGTCTCGGTGCCCATTGCCACCTATGCTGTGGTGCAGCTACGGCGGCAGCGTCCCGACTACGAGTGGAATGAAGGCCTCTGCAAGGTCTTTGTCTCCACCTTCTACACCCTCACCCTGGCCACCTGCTTCTCCGTCACCTCCCTCTCCTACCACCGCATGTGGATGGTCCGATGGCCCGTCAACTACCG GCTGAGCAACGCCAAGAAGCAGGCAGTGCATACGGTCATGGGCATCTGGATGGTGTCCTTCATCCTGTCTGCCCTGCCTGCCGTCGGCTGGCACGACACGAGTGAGCGCTTCTACACTCACGGCTGCCGCTTCATCGTGGCTGAGATCGGCCTGGGCTTCGGCGTCTGCTTCCTGCTGCTGGTGGGTGGCAGTGTGGCCATGGGTGTGGTCTGCACAGCCATCGCCCTCTTCCAGACACTGGCTGTGCAGGTGGGGCCGCGGGCCGGCCACCGAGCCTTCACCGTGCCCACCATCGTGGTGGAGGATGCGCAGGGCAAGCGTCGCTCCTCTATCGACGGCTCTGAGCCTGCCAAAACCTCGCTGCAGATCACGGGCCTGGTGGCCACCATCGTCATCATCTATGACTGCCTCATGGGCTTCCCCGTGCTG GTGGTGAGCTTCAGCAGCCTTCGGGCGGATGCCTCGGCACCCTGGATGGCGCTGTGTGTGCTGTGGTGCTCGGTAGCCCAGGCTCTCCTGCTGCCCATATTCCTCTGGGCCTGCGACCGCTACCGCGCGGACCTCAAAGCCGTCTGGGAGAAGTGCATGGCCCTCATGGCTAATGATGAGGACTCAGACAATG ATACCAGCCTGGAGAGTGGCATCCCCCCGGACCTGGTGCTGGAGCACTCCCTTGACTACAGCTACGGAGGGGACTTTGTGGTCCTGGACAGGATGGCAAAGTATGAGCTTTCTGCCCTGGAGGGGGACCTGCCCCAGTTCTACCCGCTGCGGCCCCTGCAGGAGGACAAGAAGCAGTACCTGCAG GTCCCGCCCACGCGACGCCTGTCCCACGACGACGCGGAGGTGTGGGCCGCCGTGCCGCCGCCCGCCTTCCTGCCGCGCTGGGGCTCAGGCGAGGACCTGGCCGCGCTGGTGCTGCCCGCCGCGCCCGACCAACGCCGCGCCAGCCTGGCAGCCTTCGCGGAGGCCGCGCCCCCGTTCCGCCCGCGCCGCCGCTCGGCCGAGAGCCTGCTGTCGCTGCGCCCCCCGGGCCCCGGCGGCagcccgcgccgcgcccgcgccTCGCCCCCCGGCGGCCCGCGCCTCCGCCCCGGGCCCGGCGCCCGCTCCGCCTCCGCCTCGCTGCTGCCCGACGCCCTCGCGCTGACCGCCTTGGAGGGCGAGCCgcgggccccgcgccgcccgcccgccccgccggggCCCTTCCCCGACAGCCGGCGGCCGCCCGAGGACGCGGTGGCCCCTGGCGGAGGcgcgcggcggggcccggggctgcgCCCGGCTGTGCACGCGCACGCGGGGCCCCCGAGGAGCGGCCTGAGCGCGCCGTGGGGCGAGCCCGGCGGCAGCACCAGCAGCTTCCTGAGCTCGCCCTCCGAGTCCTCGGGCTACGCCACACTGCACTCGGACTCGCTAGGCTCCGCGTCCTAG